In the Carassius gibelio isolate Cgi1373 ecotype wild population from Czech Republic chromosome B24, carGib1.2-hapl.c, whole genome shotgun sequence genome, one interval contains:
- the LOC128012900 gene encoding serine/threonine-protein kinase DCLK2-like isoform X2, producing MSLSRSIELEHFDERDKARRSKRAAAGGSGSRASSLVPSPAHSANCSIYRTRTLQALSSEKRAKKVRFYRNGDRYFKGLVYAVSGDRFRSLDALLAELTRALADNLHLPQGVRNIYSADGARRITSLEDLEEGESYVCASNEPYRKVDYTKNSNPNWGSRLAGAGPGAGAGPGGGAGRTGGGAERPGPQRTPGESREAKDFIKPKLVTVIRSGVKPRKAVRILLNKKTAHSFDQVLADITEAIKLDSGVVKRLYTLDGKQLTSLQDFFGDDDVFIACGLEKFRYAQDDAAIGHAGKGAAAAFVNECKKSRPSVPPKMTKSSGVPRSKSPVSANEAPRSDSPPMRSSQSPCSPATQCSRKTSDHEASSSPTRDLHDEEVLSPEVNGNEVHSSVITEKYKVGKVIGDGNFAVVRECVDRSTGQEYALKIIDKAKCSGKEHLIANEVGILRRVHHPSIIMLIEELDTPTELYLVMELVKGGDLFDAITSSTKYTERDASAMLFNLTGALRYLHRMNIVHRDIKPENLLVCEYPDGTKSLKLGDFGLATEVKGPLYTVCGTPTYVAPEIIAESGYGLKVDIWAAGVITYILLCGFPPFRSEKNLQEELFEQILLGRLEFPSPYWDNISLSAKDLIGKMLQVNVGARYTADEVLEHPWVQDDAVMDTNMACEMEDVVESEHTHNNTAAEAEVNHTHTHTQTHTHNNTAAEAEVNLSLSHTHTHLSYLQMIHCVLSPLLQVDHQHGNNLIHFYFKLHLLGLNDQKWQ from the exons ATGTCTCTCAGCAGAAGCATCGAGCTCGAGCACTTTGACGAGCGGGACAAGGCGCGCCGCTCCAAACGCGCCGCTGCCGGGGGGTCGGGCTCGCGCGCGAGCAGTCTGGTCCCGAGCCCCGCGCACAGCGCCAACTGCAGCATCTACCGCACGCGCACGCTGCAGGCGCTCAGCTCCGAGAAGCGCGCCAAGAAGGTCCGCTTCTACCGGAACGGAGACCGCTACTTCAAGGGTCTGGTGTACGCGGTGTCCGGAGACCGCTTCCGGTCCCTGGACGCGCTGCTGGCCGAGCTGACGCGCGCGCTCGCCGACAACCTGCACCTGCCGCAAGGTGTGCGCAACATCTACAGCGCGGACGGCGCGAGGAGGATCACGAGCCTCGAGGATCTCGAGGAAG GCGAGAGTTATGTCTGCGCCTCAAACGAGCCCTACAGGAAGGTGGACTACACCAAGAACAGCAACCCTAACTGGGGCTCACGGCTGGCGGGGGCGGGGCCCGGCGCGGGGGCGGGGCCTGGGGGCGGAGCTGGACGCACAGGGGGCGGAGCCGAGCGTCCGGGGCCTCAGCGCACACCTGGAGAGTCGAGGGAGGCCAAAGACTTCATCAAACCCAAACTGGTGACGGTGATCCGGAGCGGGGTGAAGCCCAGGAAGGCCGTGAGGATCCTGCTGAATAAGAAGACAGCACACTCGTTCGATCAGGTGCTCGCAGACATCACCGAAGCCATCAAACTGGACTCCGGCGTCGTGAAGAGACTCTACACGCTGGACGGGAAACAG ttgacAAGTCTGCAGGATTTCTTCGGTGATGATGATGTTTTCATTGCGTGTGGATTGGAGAAGTTTCGTTACGCTCAGGATGACGCTGCTATCGGACACGCGGGGAAGGGTGCCGCGGCTGCGTTTGTCAATG AGTGTAAGAAATCACGGCCGTCTGTCCCACCCAAGATGACCAAGAGCTCCGGAGTCCCGCGCTCAAAATCACCTGTATCag CCAATGAGGCTCCGAGGAGCGACTCTCCACCGATGAGGTCATCGCAGTCGCCCTGCAGCCCTGCAACTCAATGCAGCCggaag ACGTCCGATCATGAAGCGTCTTCATCCCCGACCAGAGACCTCCACGATGAGGAGGTCCTCAGTCCAgagg tgaatggaaaTGAAGTTCATTCGTCTGTCATCACTGAGAAGTATAAAGTGGGGAAGGTGATCGGCGATGGAAACTTCGCTGTGGTCCGAGAGTGTGTGGACAG GTCTACAGGACAGGAATATGCGCTGAAGATCATTGACAAGGCCAAGTGCAGCGGAAAG GAGCACCTGATAGCCAATGAGGTGGGGATATTGCGCAGGGTTCATCACCCCAGCATCATCATGCTAATAGAGGAGCTGGACACGCCCACTGAACTGTACCTGGTGATGGAGCTGGTGAAG GGCGGTGATCTCTTTGATGCCATCACTTCCTCCACGAAGTACACAGAGCGAGACGCCAGTGCCATGCTGTTCAACCTGACCGGAGCACTGCGATACCTGCACAGAATGAACATCGTACACCGAGACATCAAACCAGAGAACCTGCTG gtgtgtgaGTATCCAGATGGCACCAAGTCTCTGAAGCTGGGTGATTTTGGGCTGGCGACAGAGGTAAAGGGACCGCTGTACACCGTCTGCGGGACGCCGACTTACGTCGCACCGGAGATCATCGCAGAGAGCGG GTACGGGCTGAAGGTGGACATCTGGGCTGCGGGTGTGATCACATACATCCTGCTGTGTGGCTTTCCTCCGTTCAGGAGCGAGAAGAACCTGCAGGAGGAGCTGTTTGAGCAGATCTTACTGGGCAGACTGGAGTTTCCCTCGCCGTACTGGGACAACATCAGCCTCTCGGCTAAA GATTTAATTGGTAAGATGCTGCAAGTGAATGTTGGTGCTCGCTACACGGCTGACGAGGTGCTGGAACACCCCTGGGTGCAG GACGATGCTGTGATGGACACGAACATGGCGTGTGAGATGGAAGATGTTGTTgaatcagaacacacacacaacaacacagcAGCAGAGGCCGAG gtgaaccacacacacacacacacacaaacacacacacacaacaacacagcAGCAGAGGCCGAGGTgaacctctctctctcacacacacacacacacctcagttaCCTTCAGATGATACATTGTGTCTTGTCTCCTTTGTTACAGGTGGATCATCAACATGGTAACAacctcatacatttttattttaaattgcatttattaggCTTAAacgatcaaaagtggcagtaa
- the LOC128012900 gene encoding serine/threonine-protein kinase DCLK2-like isoform X3: MSLSRSIELEHFDERDKARRSKRAAAGGSGSRASSLVPSPAHSANCSIYRTRTLQALSSEKRAKKVRFYRNGDRYFKGLVYAVSGDRFRSLDALLAELTRALADNLHLPQGVRNIYSADGARRITSLEDLEEGESYVCASNEPYRKVDYTKNSNPNWGSRLAGAGPGAGAGPGGGAGRTGGGAERPGPQRTPGESREAKDFIKPKLVTVIRSGVKPRKAVRILLNKKTAHSFDQVLADITEAIKLDSGVVKRLYTLDGKQLTSLQDFFGDDDVFIACGLEKFRYAQDDAAIGHAGKGAAAAFVNECKKSRPSVPPKMTKSSGVPRSKSPVSANEAPRSDSPPMRSSQSPCSPATQCSRKTSDHEASSSPTRDLHDEEVLSPEVNGNEVHSSVITEKYKVGKVIGDGNFAVVRECVDRSTGQEYALKIIDKAKCSGKEHLIANEVGILRRVHHPSIIMLIEELDTPTELYLVMELVKGGDLFDAITSSTKYTERDASAMLFNLTGALRYLHRMNIVHRDIKPENLLVCEYPDGTKSLKLGDFGLATEVKGPLYTVCGTPTYVAPEIIAESGYGLKVDIWAAGVITYILLCGFPPFRSEKNLQEELFEQILLGRLEFPSPYWDNISLSAKDLIGKMLQVNVGARYTADEVLEHPWVQDDAVMDTNMACEMEDVVESEHTHNNTAAEAEVDHQHGNNLIHFYFKLHLLGLNDQKWQ, from the exons ATGTCTCTCAGCAGAAGCATCGAGCTCGAGCACTTTGACGAGCGGGACAAGGCGCGCCGCTCCAAACGCGCCGCTGCCGGGGGGTCGGGCTCGCGCGCGAGCAGTCTGGTCCCGAGCCCCGCGCACAGCGCCAACTGCAGCATCTACCGCACGCGCACGCTGCAGGCGCTCAGCTCCGAGAAGCGCGCCAAGAAGGTCCGCTTCTACCGGAACGGAGACCGCTACTTCAAGGGTCTGGTGTACGCGGTGTCCGGAGACCGCTTCCGGTCCCTGGACGCGCTGCTGGCCGAGCTGACGCGCGCGCTCGCCGACAACCTGCACCTGCCGCAAGGTGTGCGCAACATCTACAGCGCGGACGGCGCGAGGAGGATCACGAGCCTCGAGGATCTCGAGGAAG GCGAGAGTTATGTCTGCGCCTCAAACGAGCCCTACAGGAAGGTGGACTACACCAAGAACAGCAACCCTAACTGGGGCTCACGGCTGGCGGGGGCGGGGCCCGGCGCGGGGGCGGGGCCTGGGGGCGGAGCTGGACGCACAGGGGGCGGAGCCGAGCGTCCGGGGCCTCAGCGCACACCTGGAGAGTCGAGGGAGGCCAAAGACTTCATCAAACCCAAACTGGTGACGGTGATCCGGAGCGGGGTGAAGCCCAGGAAGGCCGTGAGGATCCTGCTGAATAAGAAGACAGCACACTCGTTCGATCAGGTGCTCGCAGACATCACCGAAGCCATCAAACTGGACTCCGGCGTCGTGAAGAGACTCTACACGCTGGACGGGAAACAG ttgacAAGTCTGCAGGATTTCTTCGGTGATGATGATGTTTTCATTGCGTGTGGATTGGAGAAGTTTCGTTACGCTCAGGATGACGCTGCTATCGGACACGCGGGGAAGGGTGCCGCGGCTGCGTTTGTCAATG AGTGTAAGAAATCACGGCCGTCTGTCCCACCCAAGATGACCAAGAGCTCCGGAGTCCCGCGCTCAAAATCACCTGTATCag CCAATGAGGCTCCGAGGAGCGACTCTCCACCGATGAGGTCATCGCAGTCGCCCTGCAGCCCTGCAACTCAATGCAGCCggaag ACGTCCGATCATGAAGCGTCTTCATCCCCGACCAGAGACCTCCACGATGAGGAGGTCCTCAGTCCAgagg tgaatggaaaTGAAGTTCATTCGTCTGTCATCACTGAGAAGTATAAAGTGGGGAAGGTGATCGGCGATGGAAACTTCGCTGTGGTCCGAGAGTGTGTGGACAG GTCTACAGGACAGGAATATGCGCTGAAGATCATTGACAAGGCCAAGTGCAGCGGAAAG GAGCACCTGATAGCCAATGAGGTGGGGATATTGCGCAGGGTTCATCACCCCAGCATCATCATGCTAATAGAGGAGCTGGACACGCCCACTGAACTGTACCTGGTGATGGAGCTGGTGAAG GGCGGTGATCTCTTTGATGCCATCACTTCCTCCACGAAGTACACAGAGCGAGACGCCAGTGCCATGCTGTTCAACCTGACCGGAGCACTGCGATACCTGCACAGAATGAACATCGTACACCGAGACATCAAACCAGAGAACCTGCTG gtgtgtgaGTATCCAGATGGCACCAAGTCTCTGAAGCTGGGTGATTTTGGGCTGGCGACAGAGGTAAAGGGACCGCTGTACACCGTCTGCGGGACGCCGACTTACGTCGCACCGGAGATCATCGCAGAGAGCGG GTACGGGCTGAAGGTGGACATCTGGGCTGCGGGTGTGATCACATACATCCTGCTGTGTGGCTTTCCTCCGTTCAGGAGCGAGAAGAACCTGCAGGAGGAGCTGTTTGAGCAGATCTTACTGGGCAGACTGGAGTTTCCCTCGCCGTACTGGGACAACATCAGCCTCTCGGCTAAA GATTTAATTGGTAAGATGCTGCAAGTGAATGTTGGTGCTCGCTACACGGCTGACGAGGTGCTGGAACACCCCTGGGTGCAG GACGATGCTGTGATGGACACGAACATGGCGTGTGAGATGGAAGATGTTGTTgaatcagaacacacacacaacaacacagcAGCAGAGGCCGAG GTGGATCATCAACATGGTAACAacctcatacatttttattttaaattgcatttattaggCTTAAacgatcaaaagtggcagtaa
- the LOC128012900 gene encoding serine/threonine-protein kinase DCLK2-like isoform X1 — translation MSLSRSIELEHFDERDKARRSKRAAAGGSGSRASSLVPSPAHSANCSIYRTRTLQALSSEKRAKKVRFYRNGDRYFKGLVYAVSGDRFRSLDALLAELTRALADNLHLPQGVRNIYSADGARRITSLEDLEEGESYVCASNEPYRKVDYTKNSNPNWGSRLAGAGPGAGAGPGGGAGRTGGGAERPGPQRTPGESREAKDFIKPKLVTVIRSGVKPRKAVRILLNKKTAHSFDQVLADITEAIKLDSGVVKRLYTLDGKQLTSLQDFFGDDDVFIACGLEKFRYAQDDAAIGHAGKGAAAAFVNECKKSRPSVPPKMTKSSGVPRSKSPVSANEAPRSDSPPMRSSQSPCSPATQCSRKTSDHEASSSPTRDLHDEEVLSPEVNGNEVHSSVITEKYKVGKVIGDGNFAVVRECVDRSTGQEYALKIIDKAKCSGKEHLIANEVGILRRVHHPSIIMLIEELDTPTELYLVMELVKGGDLFDAITSSTKYTERDASAMLFNLTGALRYLHRMNIVHRDIKPENLLVCEYPDGTKSLKLGDFGLATEVKGPLYTVCGTPTYVAPEIIAESGYGLKVDIWAAGVITYILLCGFPPFRSEKNLQEELFEQILLGRLEFPSPYWDNISLSAKDLIGKMLQVNVGARYTADEVLEHPWVQDDAVMDTNMACEMEDVVESEHTHNNTAAEAEVNLSHTHTHTHTHNNTAAEAEVNHTHTHTQQHSIRGRGEPHTHTHTNTHTQQHSSRGRGEPLSLTHTHTPQLPSDDTLCLVSFVTGGSSTW, via the exons ATGTCTCTCAGCAGAAGCATCGAGCTCGAGCACTTTGACGAGCGGGACAAGGCGCGCCGCTCCAAACGCGCCGCTGCCGGGGGGTCGGGCTCGCGCGCGAGCAGTCTGGTCCCGAGCCCCGCGCACAGCGCCAACTGCAGCATCTACCGCACGCGCACGCTGCAGGCGCTCAGCTCCGAGAAGCGCGCCAAGAAGGTCCGCTTCTACCGGAACGGAGACCGCTACTTCAAGGGTCTGGTGTACGCGGTGTCCGGAGACCGCTTCCGGTCCCTGGACGCGCTGCTGGCCGAGCTGACGCGCGCGCTCGCCGACAACCTGCACCTGCCGCAAGGTGTGCGCAACATCTACAGCGCGGACGGCGCGAGGAGGATCACGAGCCTCGAGGATCTCGAGGAAG GCGAGAGTTATGTCTGCGCCTCAAACGAGCCCTACAGGAAGGTGGACTACACCAAGAACAGCAACCCTAACTGGGGCTCACGGCTGGCGGGGGCGGGGCCCGGCGCGGGGGCGGGGCCTGGGGGCGGAGCTGGACGCACAGGGGGCGGAGCCGAGCGTCCGGGGCCTCAGCGCACACCTGGAGAGTCGAGGGAGGCCAAAGACTTCATCAAACCCAAACTGGTGACGGTGATCCGGAGCGGGGTGAAGCCCAGGAAGGCCGTGAGGATCCTGCTGAATAAGAAGACAGCACACTCGTTCGATCAGGTGCTCGCAGACATCACCGAAGCCATCAAACTGGACTCCGGCGTCGTGAAGAGACTCTACACGCTGGACGGGAAACAG ttgacAAGTCTGCAGGATTTCTTCGGTGATGATGATGTTTTCATTGCGTGTGGATTGGAGAAGTTTCGTTACGCTCAGGATGACGCTGCTATCGGACACGCGGGGAAGGGTGCCGCGGCTGCGTTTGTCAATG AGTGTAAGAAATCACGGCCGTCTGTCCCACCCAAGATGACCAAGAGCTCCGGAGTCCCGCGCTCAAAATCACCTGTATCag CCAATGAGGCTCCGAGGAGCGACTCTCCACCGATGAGGTCATCGCAGTCGCCCTGCAGCCCTGCAACTCAATGCAGCCggaag ACGTCCGATCATGAAGCGTCTTCATCCCCGACCAGAGACCTCCACGATGAGGAGGTCCTCAGTCCAgagg tgaatggaaaTGAAGTTCATTCGTCTGTCATCACTGAGAAGTATAAAGTGGGGAAGGTGATCGGCGATGGAAACTTCGCTGTGGTCCGAGAGTGTGTGGACAG GTCTACAGGACAGGAATATGCGCTGAAGATCATTGACAAGGCCAAGTGCAGCGGAAAG GAGCACCTGATAGCCAATGAGGTGGGGATATTGCGCAGGGTTCATCACCCCAGCATCATCATGCTAATAGAGGAGCTGGACACGCCCACTGAACTGTACCTGGTGATGGAGCTGGTGAAG GGCGGTGATCTCTTTGATGCCATCACTTCCTCCACGAAGTACACAGAGCGAGACGCCAGTGCCATGCTGTTCAACCTGACCGGAGCACTGCGATACCTGCACAGAATGAACATCGTACACCGAGACATCAAACCAGAGAACCTGCTG gtgtgtgaGTATCCAGATGGCACCAAGTCTCTGAAGCTGGGTGATTTTGGGCTGGCGACAGAGGTAAAGGGACCGCTGTACACCGTCTGCGGGACGCCGACTTACGTCGCACCGGAGATCATCGCAGAGAGCGG GTACGGGCTGAAGGTGGACATCTGGGCTGCGGGTGTGATCACATACATCCTGCTGTGTGGCTTTCCTCCGTTCAGGAGCGAGAAGAACCTGCAGGAGGAGCTGTTTGAGCAGATCTTACTGGGCAGACTGGAGTTTCCCTCGCCGTACTGGGACAACATCAGCCTCTCGGCTAAA GATTTAATTGGTAAGATGCTGCAAGTGAATGTTGGTGCTCGCTACACGGCTGACGAGGTGCTGGAACACCCCTGGGTGCAG GACGATGCTGTGATGGACACGAACATGGCGTGTGAGATGGAAGATGTTGTTgaatcagaacacacacacaacaacacagcAGCAGAGGCCGAGGTtaacctctctcacacacacacacacacacacacacacaacaacacagcAGCAGAGGCCgaggtgaaccacacacacacacacacacaacaacacagcATCAGAGGCCgaggtgaaccacacacacacacacacacaaacacacacacacaacaacacagcAGCAGAGGCCGAGGTgaacctctctctctcacacacacacacacacctcagttaCCTTCAGATGATACATTGTGTCTTGTCTCCTTTGTTACAGGTGGATCATCAACATGGTAA
- the LOC128012901 gene encoding 2-aminoethanethiol dioxygenase-like: MPRNNKTSLIQKIASQASATFTNCSTSAVGDNKTFSEQQAELVTLLSDIRAADLKIAPPEKVSISSLQSSAVPPVTYMHICETDVFSMGVFLLKSGASIPLHDHPGMNGMLKVLYGKVNIRCYDKLDKAVGAESDTERQFDPPLMPFQGDDVRRAVLRSSVHFSDQSPPCILTPVKDNLHEIDAVDGPAAFLDILAPPYDPDNGRDCHYYRVLQTAGKKSEQSSGDETWLLEIPQPDDFWCGGEPYPGPEVSV, from the coding sequence ATGCCGAGGAACAACAAGACCTCGCTGATCCAGAAGATAGCGAGCCAGGCTTCTGCGACCTTCACAAACTGCTCCACATCTGCCGTTGGAGATAATAAGACATTTTCAGAGCAGCAGGCAGAGTTGGTCACCCTGCTGTCCGATATCAGGGCTGCGGATCTGAAGATTGCGCCACCGGAGAAAGTCTCCATATCCTCCCTCCAGTCCTCAGCAGTCCCTCCAGTCACATACATGCACATCTGTGAGACTGATGTCTTCAGCATGGGAGTGTTTCTGTTGAAGTCCGGGGCTTCCATCCCTCTACATGACCATCCCGGGATGAATGGCATGCTGAAGGTCCTGTATGGCAAGGTCAATATAAGGTGTTATGACAAGCTGGATAAAGCTGTTGGTGCTGAGAGTGACACTGAGAGGCAGTTTGATCCACCGCTGATGCCTTTCCAGGGAGATGATGTGAGGAGAGCTGTGCTCAGGTCCTCCGTACATTTTTCTGATCAGAGTCCCCCCTGCATTTTGACCCCTGTCAAAGACAACCTTCATGAGATTGATGCAGTGGACGGGCCAGCTGCGTTTCTTGATATACTGGCACCACCGTATGATCCTGACAATGGGAGAGATTGTCACTACTACAGAGTTTTACAAACTGCTGGCAAAAAGTCAGAGCAGAGCAGTGGAGATGAAACCTGGCTTTTAGAGATCCCCCAGCCTGACGATTTCTGGTGTGGGGGCGAGCCATACCCCGGTCCTGAAGTTTCGGTGTAG
- the LOC128012882 gene encoding early growth response protein 2b isoform X2, producing MSTDKRSLDLSYSSSFAQPAGPRNQTFTYMGKFSIDSQYPGNWNPEGVINIVSAGILGMTQPSSASSSPASSVSPSHFSSTLSCTMAQNQADMEHIYSPPPPYSGCGEVYQDPSAFFSTSTCPISYPPPSYSSPKPNTDSGLFPIIPDYAGFFQPPCQRDMQSMPDRKPFSCPLDSFRVPPPLTPLNTIRNFTLGGPVSDGPRLPTAYSPQNLPLRPILRPRKYPNRPSKTPVHERPYPCPAEGCDRRFSRSDELTRHIRIHTGHKPFQCRICMRNFSRSDHLTTHIRTHTGEKPFACDFCGRKFARSDERKRHTKIHLRQKERKTSSSSTGVSSSERGVATSICSSSSSQ from the coding sequence ATGAGCACGGATAAGCGCTCCCTCGACTTGTCCTATTCCAGCAGCTTCGCGCAACCAGCTGGCCCTCGCAACCAAACTTTCACCTACATGGGAAAGTTTTCCATCGACTCCCAGTACCCAGGAAACTGGAACCCAGAGGGCGTGATCAACATCGTGAGCGCGGGGATCCTGGGCATGACCCAGCCATCCTCAGCATCCTCGTCACCTGCCTCCTCAGTCTCCCCCAGTCACTTCTCCAGCACCCTCAGCTGCACCATGGCGCAGAACCAGGCGGACATGGAGCACATCTACTCTCCTCCACCGCCCTACTCTGGATGCGGGGAGGTGTATCAAGACCCATCCGCGTTCTTCTCCACCTCCACATGCCCGATTTCCTATCCCCCGCCGTCCTACTCATCCCCAAAGCCAAACACGGACTCCGGGCTGTTTCCCATCATCCCGGACTACGCCGGCTTCTTCCAGCCGCCGTGCCAGAGGGACATGCAGTCGATGCCCGACCGCAAACCGTTCTCATGTCCGCTGGACTCTTTCAGAGTCCCACCTCCTTTGACCCCCCTGAACACTATCAGGAACTTCACACTGGGGGGACCGGTATCTGACGGACCCCGGCTACCCACAGCCTACAGTCCGCAGAATTTACCCCTCAGGCCCATCCTGCGCCCGAGGAAATACCCCAACAGACCCAGCAAGACCCCTGTGCACGAGCGGCCCTATCCCTGTCCGGCGGAGGGATGCGACAGGCGCTTCTCCCGGTCCGACGAGCTCACCAGACACATCCGCATCCACACCGGCCACAAACCCTTCCAGTGCCGGATTTGCATGAGGAACTTTAGTCGAAGCGACCACCTGACGACCCACATCCGCACGCACACCGGCGAGAAACCGTTCGCCTGCGACTTTTGCGGGAGAAAGTTCGCGCGGAGCGACGAAAGAAAGAGACACACAAAAATCCACTTGCGACAGAAGGAGAGGAAAACATCCTCGTCCTCCACTGGAGTGTCCAGCTCGGAGCGCGGCGTCGCCACGAGCATCTGCTCGTCCAGTTCCAGCCAGTAA
- the LOC128012882 gene encoding early growth response protein 2b isoform X1 has translation MTAKTLEKCPVTIGGFVHPLSESIYSVDEIATSLPASVTIFPNGDLGGHYEQINSGDGLISGDMSTDKRSLDLSYSSSFAQPAGPRNQTFTYMGKFSIDSQYPGNWNPEGVINIVSAGILGMTQPSSASSSPASSVSPSHFSSTLSCTMAQNQADMEHIYSPPPPYSGCGEVYQDPSAFFSTSTCPISYPPPSYSSPKPNTDSGLFPIIPDYAGFFQPPCQRDMQSMPDRKPFSCPLDSFRVPPPLTPLNTIRNFTLGGPVSDGPRLPTAYSPQNLPLRPILRPRKYPNRPSKTPVHERPYPCPAEGCDRRFSRSDELTRHIRIHTGHKPFQCRICMRNFSRSDHLTTHIRTHTGEKPFACDFCGRKFARSDERKRHTKIHLRQKERKTSSSSTGVSSSERGVATSICSSSSSQ, from the exons ATGACAGCTAAAACTTTGGAGAAATGCCCTGTAACCATTGGCGGCTTTGTGCACCCGCTTTCCGAGAGCATCTACTCAGTGGACGAGATTGCCACATCACTGCCAGCCTCCGTGACTATATTTCCTAACGGTGATTTAGGAGGACATTACGAGCAGATAAACTCGGGAG aTGGCTTGATTAGCGGGGATATGAGCACGGATAAGCGCTCCCTCGACTTGTCCTATTCCAGCAGCTTCGCGCAACCAGCTGGCCCTCGCAACCAAACTTTCACCTACATGGGAAAGTTTTCCATCGACTCCCAGTACCCAGGAAACTGGAACCCAGAGGGCGTGATCAACATCGTGAGCGCGGGGATCCTGGGCATGACCCAGCCATCCTCAGCATCCTCGTCACCTGCCTCCTCAGTCTCCCCCAGTCACTTCTCCAGCACCCTCAGCTGCACCATGGCGCAGAACCAGGCGGACATGGAGCACATCTACTCTCCTCCACCGCCCTACTCTGGATGCGGGGAGGTGTATCAAGACCCATCCGCGTTCTTCTCCACCTCCACATGCCCGATTTCCTATCCCCCGCCGTCCTACTCATCCCCAAAGCCAAACACGGACTCCGGGCTGTTTCCCATCATCCCGGACTACGCCGGCTTCTTCCAGCCGCCGTGCCAGAGGGACATGCAGTCGATGCCCGACCGCAAACCGTTCTCATGTCCGCTGGACTCTTTCAGAGTCCCACCTCCTTTGACCCCCCTGAACACTATCAGGAACTTCACACTGGGGGGACCGGTATCTGACGGACCCCGGCTACCCACAGCCTACAGTCCGCAGAATTTACCCCTCAGGCCCATCCTGCGCCCGAGGAAATACCCCAACAGACCCAGCAAGACCCCTGTGCACGAGCGGCCCTATCCCTGTCCGGCGGAGGGATGCGACAGGCGCTTCTCCCGGTCCGACGAGCTCACCAGACACATCCGCATCCACACCGGCCACAAACCCTTCCAGTGCCGGATTTGCATGAGGAACTTTAGTCGAAGCGACCACCTGACGACCCACATCCGCACGCACACCGGCGAGAAACCGTTCGCCTGCGACTTTTGCGGGAGAAAGTTCGCGCGGAGCGACGAAAGAAAGAGACACACAAAAATCCACTTGCGACAGAAGGAGAGGAAAACATCCTCGTCCTCCACTGGAGTGTCCAGCTCGGAGCGCGGCGTCGCCACGAGCATCTGCTCGTCCAGTTCCAGCCAGTAA